CGCCGGGCCCTTCGCACGTATGACAGACCTTGCGCACTTGTGACGCCCGCCACTAATGAACTACATTCATAGGTGGGTTAAGCAGATAGCCCTTGGAGACTCATGACCTGAAGCCATCCAAGATGGTACAAGAACTGCACCTTAAGCCGTGGCCACAATCGGCCGGCTCGCCGCGTGCATCCATGCAGGCCTCCTCGAGGAGCAATCAGCTTCTCCCGACGCGATTCAATATGTTGTCGGAACCCACCTCGCGGTGGATACGTGCATAAAGGAGAATGGCAATGACGCTTGGATCCCCTATTCCCGCCCCTAAACCCATGGTTGGGGCGAAACCCGCAACTTTTGACACCGCCACACGGCCATGGTGCACAGTTTGCGATACTGATTCGTACATTTTTGTTGAGACCGTCGTAGAAGCAGAACCGAACCAGTCCGAAATCGTTGAAGTCAGCTATACCTGCAGTGAGTGCGATACGTTTTACGCCCACCCCGTGCCCTTGGCCGAACTAGTACCGGAGATCCAAACCGAATTCCTGTCCACGTCCGCATCCGGCCTGTGGTTCAGCTGCACGCATTGTGGCGAGCCCATGACGCTGGGACGCCCCTCAGAGAGCATCATCGAGCCGCCCCGGAGCACTGACGACCTGGACGGCCCGAGCCTGTTCGAGGTCTACCTGCAAACGCAGGTGCTCCATTGCCGCTGCGGTTTCCAGATGGAGGTTCCGCGCCACGTCGGATAACCGCGGCCTCTAATTTCATTACTGCGGGGAGGGTAGCTATGCGTACGTTTGGCGTCGAGGAAGAGTTGCTGATCGCAGATCCCGTTGACGGGATGCCGCTTCCGCTTGCTGCGGGCATCCTGGACATAGCTGCCCAACCCCACATGAACACGGCAAGCTATCCGGAAGCCGGTGATTCCCTCAAATCGGAGTTCAAACAGGAACAGATTGAGGTGAATTCCCGGCCTTGCCGGACGGCAGCGGAGCTTCGCGATGAGATCCGCCTTGGGCGGGCTTTGGCCGATTCGGCTGCACGGACGTTGGGGGCCAGGGTGGCCGCCTTGGCTACGCCCCCGGAATTCCACGCGACGCCCACCTTGGGCAATCAACGCTATGCGACCATGGGAACAGAGTTCGGCCTTATTTCGCGCGAGCAGCTCACGTGCGGATTCCACGTCCACGTGGCCATTGAATCGCCGGATGAAGGCGTGGGCGTCCTGGACAGGATGCGCCAATGGCTCCCGGTGCTCCTTGCTTTGAGTGCAAACTCCCCGTTTTGGATGGGCTCCGACACAGGCTTTGCCAGTTACCGGACCCAAATTTGGAACAGATGGCCCACTGCCGGGCCCATGGACGTCTTCGGCTCGTCAGAGGGCTACCGGGCGGTGCTCGCGAACCTGCTGGGCACGGGCGTCCCTTTGGACGAGGGCATGATCTACTTCGATGCCCGCCTTTCCAGAGGACATCCCACCGTTGAACTCCGCATCGCCGACGTCTGCCTGTACGCCGAAGACGCCCTCACCATCGCGGTGATTGCCCGGGCTTTGGTGGAGACTGCGGCGACACAATGGCGGAAGGGGGAGCCGCCGTCGGACGCTTTGACCAGCCTGTTGCGGATGGCCAACTGGCGGTCCAGCCGCTTTGGCATCAACGATCAACTGGTTCACCCAATGGATCACAGGCCCTATCCTGCCGCCGATGTGGCAGGGGCCTTGTTGCGGCACGTCCGCGGGGCGCTGACTAAGTCCGGGGACCTGGCACTCGCACGGGCCGGTGTTGCGAAGATCCTGCGCCGTGGCACGGGCGAACGTCTTCAGCGCCAGGCTTACAACCGGCGGCTTCGGCTCTCCGATGTGGTTTCTGCTGCTA
This genomic stretch from Micrococcaceae bacterium Sec5.1 harbors:
- a CDS encoding glutamate--cysteine ligase; translation: MRTFGVEEELLIADPVDGMPLPLAAGILDIAAQPHMNTASYPEAGDSLKSEFKQEQIEVNSRPCRTAAELRDEIRLGRALADSAARTLGARVAALATPPEFHATPTLGNQRYATMGTEFGLISREQLTCGFHVHVAIESPDEGVGVLDRMRQWLPVLLALSANSPFWMGSDTGFASYRTQIWNRWPTAGPMDVFGSSEGYRAVLANLLGTGVPLDEGMIYFDARLSRGHPTVELRIADVCLYAEDALTIAVIARALVETAATQWRKGEPPSDALTSLLRMANWRSSRFGINDQLVHPMDHRPYPAADVAGALLRHVRGALTKSGDLALARAGVAKILRRGTGERLQRQAYNRRLRLSDVVSAAIASTHEYGERSSAGLLSH